The Verrucomicrobiota bacterium genomic interval GTGGACAAATCTATGAAACCTTCCCTGCGTACAAGTTTAACTCAACGAAATCCGTTTTCAGGAGACGCGCGTGCGGTCTTGATGCGAATTTTCAGCGCCTGCCTCCTTTGCCTCGCCCTTCCATCGACCCGCGCGGTCGATATTCGGAACACGCGGATGTTGAGCCAGCCGGCGGTGAGCCAGGATCACATCGCGTTCGTGTACGCCGGGGACATCTGGGTCTGCCAACGCGACGGATCGAACGTGCGCCGGCTCACCACTCATCCCGGCGACGAGACGAACCCTCGGTTCTCGCCGGATGGCCGTTCCCTGGCCTTCAGCGGGCAGTATGACGGGAACCTCGACGTTTATCTGATGCCGGTGAGCGGAGGCGTCCCCCAGCGCCTGACGTGGCATCCGGGCCCCGACCTCGCCCAGGACTTCCGGCCCGACGGCAAAGCCGTGCTGTTCACCTCCCCGCGCGCCGTTCACACCACGCGCTACACGCAGCTTTTCACCATATCGATTGACGGCGGGCATCCGGAAGCGGTGCCGATTCCGCATGCTTCCATGGCCGCCTATTCAACGGACGGCGCCAGAATCGCTTACACGCCGGTGTATGAGGCGTTCCGGCAGTGGAAGAATTATCGCGGCGGAACGATCAGCCGAATTTGGCTGTACGAAATGGAAAACCACGAGGTCGTCGAAGTCCCCAAACCCAAAGGCGGCTGCAACGACACGGTGCCGATGTGGATCGGCGGCACGCTCTATTTCCTCTCGGACCGCAACGGCGAGTTCAATCTCTTTTCCTACAACGCCTCAGCGAAGTCCGTGGATCAACTCACCTTCCATGCGGATTTCCCGGTGATGCACGCTTCGGCAGGCGGCGGCGTGATTGTGTATGAGCAGGCGGGCTATCTGCATCTCTACGATCCGGCCTCCAAGAGCGCTCGCCAGCTTGCCATTGGCGTGGCCGCCGATCTTATCGAGACGCGGCCGCGGTTTGTCAGTGGCGCCCAGTACATTCGCGACGCCCAGATTTCACCTTCCGGCGCCCGGGCGGTGTTCGAGTTTCGCGGGGAAATCATCACGGCGCCGGCCGAGAAAGGCGATCCTCGGAACTTGACCCAATCCACGGCCGTCCACGAGCGCGACCCTCAATGGAGCCCCGATGGGAAGAGCATTGCCTATTTCAGCGATGCCTCGGGCGAATATGCCCTACATATTGCGCCGCAGGATGGCAAAGGCGACGTCCGCAAAATCCCGCTGCACGGCGCCGGCTTTTACGAGGACCTTCGATGGTCGCCGGACGGACAGAAAGTGAGCTACGTCGATAATAGCTGGAGCCTTTTCATCTTTGATCTGCAGGCGGAGAAAGCCACGAAGATCGATTCGGAACCCGTCTTTGGCCCGGCCTCGTGGCGCGGCCTTCAGCACGCCTGGTCGCCCGACTCGCGCTGGCTCGCCTACACCGTCAAAACGGAGAGCGGCCATCAACGCGTCCATCTCTACTCACTCGAACAACAGCGTTCGCATGCCGTCACCGAAGGTCTGAGCGACGTGAGCGAGCCGGTTTTCGACGCGCAGGGGAAGTATCTGCTATTCTTTGCCTCCACCGACGCCGGCCCGGTAGTCAACTGGTTCGCCATGTCCAATGCCGATATGGAGATCACCCGTTCCCTCTACCTCGCTGTCTTGCAAAAAGGAACCAATTCACCCTTCCTCAAGGAAAGCGACGAAGAGAAGCCCAAGGAGGAAGCGAAAAAGGAAAAGGACGACGCAGCGAAAGAGGACAAGAAGGACGCAGCCGCGAAACCTGAAAAGGAACCGGCAAAACAGCCCGCCGAAATCGCGCCGCTGAAGATTGACGTGGAAGGCCTCGCGCAACGGATCGTGGCGCTGCCGTTGTCTTCGGCCTTTTACCGAAACTTGCAGGCCGGCGACACGAATCACATTTACTATTTGAAGTCGGATCGCGCCCCGGGAGGATCGGGAGCGAGCGGCTTGAATTTGGTCCGTTACGACTTGGAG includes:
- a CDS encoding peptidase S41, translating into MRIFSACLLCLALPSTRAVDIRNTRMLSQPAVSQDHIAFVYAGDIWVCQRDGSNVRRLTTHPGDETNPRFSPDGRSLAFSGQYDGNLDVYLMPVSGGVPQRLTWHPGPDLAQDFRPDGKAVLFTSPRAVHTTRYTQLFTISIDGGHPEAVPIPHASMAAYSTDGARIAYTPVYEAFRQWKNYRGGTISRIWLYEMENHEVVEVPKPKGGCNDTVPMWIGGTLYFLSDRNGEFNLFSYNASAKSVDQLTFHADFPVMHASAGGGVIVYEQAGYLHLYDPASKSARQLAIGVAADLIETRPRFVSGAQYIRDAQISPSGARAVFEFRGEIITAPAEKGDPRNLTQSTAVHERDPQWSPDGKSIAYFSDASGEYALHIAPQDGKGDVRKIPLHGAGFYEDLRWSPDGQKVSYVDNSWSLFIFDLQAEKATKIDSEPVFGPASWRGLQHAWSPDSRWLAYTVKTESGHQRVHLYSLEQQRSHAVTEGLSDVSEPVFDAQGKYLLFFASTDAGPVVNWFAMSNADMEITRSLYLAVLQKGTNSPFLKESDEEKPKEEAKKEKDDAAKEDKKDAAAKPEKEPAKQPAEIAPLKIDVEGLAQRIVALPLSSAFYRNLQAGDTNHIYYLKSDRAPGGSGASGLNLVRYDLEKRKEETLAEKVSDYSVSANKKKILLNAGEIWLIAGAGEKIDLNKGKLAMGSVQVKIDPRAEWPQIFHEAWRINRDYFYDPNMHGADWAAVREKYAAFLPHLAARPDLNRVIQWMCSELAVGHSYLGGGDRLSQINSISGGLLGADFEVAEGRYRFKKVYGGLNWNPELRAPLTEPGVDVRAGEYLLAVNGVDLRPPENLHSRFENTSGKLIEITVGSDPAGAQKRIVQVVPIGSEVALRNRDWVESNMRKVHEATAGQVAYVYVPNTATLGHLYFKRYFFPQADKEAIIVDERHNGGGQVADYYIDILRRPYISHWTTRYGKDFRTPQGAIFGPKVMLVNETAGSGGDLLPWMFRKLNLGPLIGKRTWGGLVGILGFPALMDGGGITAPNLAFWTEDGFRVENEGVPPDIEVEMWPKDVIAGRDPQLEKAIEVVMRSLKENPAPGPKRPPFPVRVRR